Proteins encoded together in one Gemmatimonadota bacterium DH-78 window:
- a CDS encoding nitroreductase: MHVFDAIQTRRSIKQFTDRAITREEIERLLEAAVQAPNHRMTEPWRFYVLGPEARTAFGTVLGGRKAKRVEDPEAAKAVVAKVARSHGDLPAMVVVAMTQHENPEIREEDYASALMAVQNLSLAAHASGLGSHIKSGAVMNDPAARAAFGVPDDQRVVAMIEIGEPAATPDRRDRAPATDWTVWRD, from the coding sequence GTGCACGTATTCGACGCCATTCAGACCCGCCGTTCCATCAAGCAGTTCACCGATCGCGCGATCACGCGAGAGGAGATCGAGCGGCTGCTGGAGGCGGCGGTCCAGGCTCCCAATCATCGCATGACGGAGCCCTGGCGCTTCTACGTGCTGGGCCCCGAGGCGCGCACCGCCTTCGGGACCGTGCTGGGAGGACGGAAGGCCAAGCGGGTGGAAGACCCCGAGGCGGCGAAGGCGGTGGTGGCCAAGGTCGCGCGCTCGCACGGCGACCTGCCCGCGATGGTGGTGGTGGCCATGACGCAGCACGAGAATCCCGAGATTCGCGAAGAGGACTACGCCTCGGCGCTCATGGCGGTGCAGAACCTGTCCCTCGCGGCCCACGCCTCGGGGCTCGGCAGCCACATCAAGTCGGGGGCGGTGATGAACGACCCCGCGGCCCGCGCCGCCTTCGGCGTGCCCGACGATCAGCGCGTGGTGGCGATGATCGAGATCGGCGAGCCGGCGGCCACCCCCGATCGCCGCGATCGCGCCCCGGCCACCGACTGGACGGTCTGGCGCGACTGA
- the trpS gene encoding tryptophan--tRNA ligase: MKRSLSGIKSTGIPHLGNYLGMIRPAIDLQDDYEAFYFVAEFHALTTERDPAAMRESTRMITAAFLAFGLDPERAAFFRQSSIPEVTELAWLLSCVTNMGVLERAHAYKAAKDAGVANHLNHGVFSYPVLMAADILIYDSDVVPVGQDQIQHLEMTRLMARHFNNTFGGDYLKLPEPMVREDVATVPGLDGRKMSKSYGNLIEPLTAPKKLRKQVMKIVTAPTPIEEPLDWESCNVFALYKLFSTSEEQAEMRANYARPDFGFGHAKQALFEKMNAHFEPFREKYDALLADTDTLEDVLERGAQRVRPVVGEVMERVRSATGLGRG, from the coding sequence GTGAAACGCAGTCTTTCGGGCATCAAGTCCACCGGCATTCCGCACCTCGGCAACTACCTCGGGATGATCCGTCCGGCGATCGACCTGCAGGACGACTACGAGGCCTTCTACTTCGTGGCCGAGTTCCACGCGCTCACCACCGAGCGCGACCCCGCGGCGATGCGCGAGTCGACCCGCATGATCACGGCGGCCTTCCTCGCCTTCGGGCTCGACCCCGAGCGAGCGGCCTTCTTCCGGCAGTCGTCGATTCCGGAGGTGACCGAGCTCGCCTGGCTGCTCTCGTGCGTGACCAACATGGGGGTGCTCGAGCGGGCGCACGCCTACAAGGCGGCGAAGGACGCCGGCGTCGCGAACCACCTCAATCACGGGGTGTTCAGCTACCCGGTGCTGATGGCCGCCGACATCCTGATCTACGACTCCGACGTGGTGCCCGTGGGTCAGGACCAGATCCAGCACCTGGAGATGACCCGCCTCATGGCGCGGCACTTCAACAACACCTTCGGGGGCGACTACCTGAAGCTCCCGGAGCCCATGGTGCGCGAAGACGTGGCCACCGTGCCCGGTCTCGACGGGCGCAAGATGTCGAAGTCGTACGGCAACCTGATCGAGCCGCTCACCGCCCCGAAGAAGCTGCGGAAGCAGGTGATGAAGATCGTCACCGCGCCCACCCCCATCGAGGAGCCGCTCGACTGGGAGTCGTGCAATGTCTTCGCGCTCTACAAGCTCTTCTCCACCAGCGAGGAGCAGGCCGAGATGCGCGCCAACTATGCGCGCCCCGACTTCGGCTTCGGGCACGCGAAGCAGGCGCTCTTCGAGAAGATGAACGCCCACTTCGAGCCCTTCCGCGAGAAGTACGACGCACTTCTCGCCGACACCGACACCCTCGAAGACGTGCTCGAGCGCGGCGCGCAGCGAGTGCGTCCGGTGGTGGGCGAGGTGATGGAGCGGGTGCGGTCGGCGACGGGACTCGGCCGAGGCTGA